One Leptospira levettii genomic window carries:
- a CDS encoding WecB/TagA/CpsF family glycosyltransferase, giving the protein MKQLSEIVHNSSKDERDILLEYQNIDVSKLETLNVLGIPIDNVTTDEAIAKLFRVLEKKEGMHHVLFLDPIKLMRMRPKKSLHRIAEKAGTILVEGAGIGWMTKGRLKERVTPIAVMMDLIRLAELKEFTAFIFGAKDEIVERIYFNLTRHFPKVRIVGRHAGHLDRQREMRVKEAIRKTGPDIIFLAMDFPEQEIWIENNTGYFGKAVVIGVGGALDMLSGADKKAPEWFKERGLIWLWRIIARPYRIRRMWETFYFLLLGIRERFRK; this is encoded by the coding sequence ATGAAGCAATTGAGCGAAATCGTTCACAATTCCTCAAAAGACGAGAGAGATATACTACTAGAATACCAAAATATCGATGTTTCCAAGTTAGAAACGTTGAATGTTTTAGGTATTCCAATAGACAATGTCACAACAGATGAAGCGATTGCGAAACTTTTCCGCGTGCTTGAAAAAAAAGAAGGCATGCACCATGTTTTATTCTTAGATCCAATCAAACTCATGAGGATGCGTCCTAAAAAATCGCTCCACCGAATTGCTGAAAAAGCAGGTACCATATTAGTGGAAGGTGCGGGAATTGGTTGGATGACAAAAGGCCGATTAAAAGAAAGAGTCACACCGATTGCTGTGATGATGGACCTAATCCGACTGGCAGAACTCAAAGAGTTCACAGCTTTTATCTTTGGCGCAAAAGACGAAATCGTAGAACGTATTTATTTTAATCTCACAAGGCACTTTCCGAAAGTTCGTATTGTGGGAAGGCATGCAGGTCATTTAGATCGCCAACGCGAAATGCGAGTGAAAGAAGCAATTCGAAAAACAGGACCTGATATCATATTCCTTGCCATGGACTTCCCTGAACAAGAAATTTGGATCGAAAACAATACAGGTTATTTCGGAAAAGCGGTTGTAATTGGTGTAGGTGGCGCCTTAGATATGTTATCTGGTGCTGATAAAAAAGCCCCTGAATGGTTCAAAGAAAGAGGTTTGATTTGGTTGTGGCGCATCATTGCAAGACCATACCGAATCCGACGTATGTGGGAAACGTTTTACTTTCTATTACTCGGAATTCGCGAACGTTTTCGCAAATAA
- a CDS encoding MFS transporter — MNQKKSKQETTYLRFFGLAELVNHGPRGILAFWMILGMAFFLFGDQNLIAPNMKNIGASLGITDPNEVDWKFGGIIPVLFFILGGLVSLSMGYLSQAFSRKNLLIATVLLGEIPCFLTAYAENYDQFLILRTLCGFGLGGIFPLLFSLIGDYFSSQSRAIATGYVSLAMGLGVGVGQLLGGILGGADPINGWRTSFIYMSAPSFFFVAVYLFFCKEPKRGGAEEVVADELSHKITLKDFKLLFENKTNLGAFLQGLPGCIPWGVFFVYLADYYEHTYHLTKEVSAGMITFAAIGIFIGTFFGGVLGQFLYNIKKTYQPLLCMGTTFFGVFPAILLLYSFDIVPHMGLFIALNIFTGIMISVTGPNVRAVLLNVNEPKSRSAIFSIYNLTDDLGKGLGPVMSAVILGLTPDRGLALSISILFWIPCALAWFLVLFNYEKDEKTMHLLMKQNVS, encoded by the coding sequence ATGAACCAAAAAAAATCAAAACAAGAAACCACCTATCTTCGGTTTTTTGGTCTTGCAGAACTTGTGAACCATGGCCCAAGAGGGATTTTAGCCTTCTGGATGATTTTAGGAATGGCCTTCTTTCTGTTTGGCGATCAAAACCTAATCGCTCCCAATATGAAAAACATTGGAGCCTCTTTAGGGATCACAGATCCAAATGAAGTGGATTGGAAATTTGGTGGGATCATTCCTGTTTTGTTTTTTATCTTGGGTGGACTCGTGTCATTGTCTATGGGGTATCTTTCCCAAGCATTTTCACGAAAAAATTTGTTAATCGCAACAGTTTTGTTAGGTGAAATTCCTTGTTTTTTGACTGCTTACGCTGAAAATTATGACCAATTTTTGATTCTGAGAACCTTATGTGGATTTGGACTTGGTGGAATATTTCCATTACTTTTTAGTTTGATTGGAGATTATTTTTCTAGCCAATCACGTGCCATTGCCACTGGGTATGTATCATTAGCAATGGGTCTTGGTGTGGGAGTGGGTCAGTTGTTAGGTGGAATTTTGGGAGGAGCGGATCCTATTAATGGATGGAGGACCTCTTTTATTTACATGTCTGCACCTTCCTTTTTCTTCGTGGCTGTATATTTATTTTTTTGTAAAGAGCCCAAACGTGGTGGAGCAGAAGAAGTGGTTGCCGATGAACTTTCTCATAAAATCACTCTCAAAGACTTTAAATTACTATTCGAAAACAAAACTAACCTCGGTGCTTTTTTACAAGGACTTCCTGGTTGTATCCCATGGGGTGTATTTTTTGTTTATTTAGCAGATTATTATGAACACACATACCATCTAACAAAAGAAGTTTCCGCTGGTATGATTACATTTGCTGCAATAGGAATTTTTATTGGAACATTTTTTGGTGGAGTACTTGGGCAATTTTTATACAATATCAAAAAAACATACCAACCATTATTATGTATGGGAACAACATTCTTTGGAGTATTCCCTGCTATCCTTTTGCTCTATTCGTTTGATATTGTGCCGCACATGGGTCTTTTTATCGCATTGAATATTTTTACAGGGATTATGATTTCAGTTACTGGTCCAAATGTCAGAGCAGTTTTACTCAATGTAAATGAACCAAAATCGAGAAGTGCTATCTTTTCAATATACAACCTAACAGATGATTTAGGGAAAGGTCTTGGACCTGTGATGTCCGCTGTGATTCTTGGTCTCACACCTGATAGGGGACTTGCTCTTTCCATCTCAATTTTATTTTGGATTCCATGTGCTTTAGCTTGGTTTTTGGTTTTATTCAATTATGAAAAAGATGAAAAGACAATGCATTTGTTAATGAAACAGAATGTTTCCTAA
- the mtnC gene encoding acireductone synthase: MQIKHNLLDIEGTTAPIVFVHEILFPYAKKRIHSFLKNYQFSEEKWKEILAEYQKDVSANDPLFRQKLSMNPSPSQNFPNETTKDISKDLVSLYFEYLIEKDRKFGPLKEIQGKIWKEGYESGEIKSTVYEDVPNFLKQSIQNGKQNHVYSSGSVEAQVLIYQYSVLGDLRKYFVSYFDTAVGGKREKESYLNIANSLSALPSEICFFTDIVEEADAASSAGMEVVILNRPGNLPQKPHSFPIWNHF; the protein is encoded by the coding sequence ATGCAAATCAAACATAACTTACTTGATATCGAAGGGACAACGGCACCAATTGTCTTTGTCCATGAGATCCTTTTTCCATACGCGAAAAAACGAATTCATTCCTTTTTAAAAAACTATCAGTTTTCAGAAGAAAAATGGAAAGAAATTCTCGCAGAATATCAGAAAGATGTATCTGCGAACGATCCATTGTTCAGACAGAAACTTTCTATGAATCCATCTCCTTCACAAAATTTTCCAAATGAAACAACAAAGGATATTTCAAAAGATCTCGTTTCTTTATATTTTGAATATCTCATTGAGAAAGATCGTAAATTTGGTCCTTTAAAAGAGATACAAGGAAAAATTTGGAAAGAAGGGTATGAGTCTGGAGAAATCAAAAGTACAGTCTATGAAGATGTTCCGAACTTTCTAAAACAATCCATCCAAAATGGAAAACAAAACCATGTGTATTCGTCGGGATCAGTGGAAGCACAAGTTTTAATTTACCAGTACTCTGTGTTAGGTGATTTGCGTAAGTATTTTGTTTCTTATTTTGATACAGCTGTGGGTGGTAAACGTGAAAAAGAAAGTTATCTAAATATCGCAAATTCACTCTCGGCACTTCCCAGTGAAATCTGTTTTTTTACTGACATTGTGGAGGAAGCGGATGCAGCAAGTTCAGCAGGCATGGAAGTGGTCATTTTGAATCGACCGGGAAATTTGCCTCAAAAACCACATTCGTTTCCCATTTGGAATCATTTTTAA
- a CDS encoding prokaryotic cytochrome C oxidase subunit IV: MLRIIFTYLILLTIVYLSFYGKGSFVPGNSNLVLLSALKFLFISYVFMNLMRAHFFWKLIFSTLIFVYSFGIWYMT; encoded by the coding sequence ATGTTACGAATTATATTTACTTATCTAATTTTACTCACAATCGTATATCTATCGTTTTACGGAAAGGGATCCTTTGTTCCTGGTAATTCGAATTTGGTACTCCTTAGTGCACTCAAATTCCTTTTTATATCCTATGTGTTTATGAATTTAATGCGTGCTCATTTTTTTTGGAAATTGATTTTCTCAACTTTGATTTTTGTGTATTCGTTTGGGATCTGGTATATGACTTAA
- a CDS encoding cytochrome c oxidase subunit 3, producing MNETTLEENDSIWYPPGGILIWLIVFVEVITFCMGIGSLVYDKTQNPDGFQSMQKLLHREFAFWNTIFLLTSGFLLAIGVYEKENKKEKQFLYCMLGAILFGIAFLFLKSLEFYDKWTLGYTLDTSVFFSYYWLLTGFHYLHVAVGIIILSIVLLNRKTITFVNLEAGGIFWHMCDLIWLILYPALYLIR from the coding sequence ATGAACGAAACAACTCTCGAGGAAAATGATTCAATTTGGTATCCACCTGGTGGAATTCTCATTTGGCTCATCGTGTTTGTGGAAGTTATCACCTTTTGTATGGGGATTGGTTCCTTAGTGTATGACAAAACTCAAAATCCAGATGGTTTCCAATCCATGCAAAAACTTCTGCACAGAGAATTTGCTTTCTGGAATACGATTTTCCTGTTAACAAGTGGATTTTTATTAGCAATAGGTGTTTATGAAAAAGAAAACAAGAAAGAGAAACAATTTCTCTATTGTATGTTAGGTGCAATTCTCTTCGGAATTGCTTTTTTGTTCCTCAAAAGTCTCGAGTTTTACGACAAATGGACTTTAGGTTATACCTTAGATACAAGTGTATTTTTTAGTTATTATTGGTTACTCACAGGTTTTCATTACTTACATGTAGCCGTGGGAATCATCATCTTATCCATTGTTCTTCTCAACCGAAAAACTATAACGTTTGTGAATTTGGAAGCGGGAGGAATTTTTTGGCATATGTGTGATTTGATCTGGCTTATCCTTTACCCAGCATTGTATTTGATCCGATAA
- a CDS encoding c-type cytochrome, giving the protein MLSKSQARAFFLGGTFLFGAIFVFLTIDTLRQNDTRTNAQNLTEDVLKGKEIWEKNNCMGCHTLLGEGAYYAPDLTKVVERRGVSWIDVFLDDPQAMFPGERKMVKYNFTKEEKGQVIAFLDWVGKIDANGWPPKPNIPIGSITTAAPPQSTANVVKVSQPEKFSQLCVACHAVGSKGGNVGPALDHVGSKFDVDYLNRWLIDPQVIKPGTNMPKLPLSDTERKDIVTYLSALK; this is encoded by the coding sequence ATGCTTTCAAAATCGCAAGCAAGGGCATTCTTTCTGGGTGGAACTTTTTTGTTCGGTGCTATCTTTGTGTTCCTCACAATTGATACCTTGCGACAAAACGATACCCGTACCAATGCGCAAAACTTAACAGAAGATGTGCTAAAAGGGAAAGAGATTTGGGAAAAAAACAATTGTATGGGTTGCCATACCTTACTTGGAGAAGGAGCATATTATGCACCTGATTTGACGAAAGTCGTCGAAAGGAGAGGTGTTAGTTGGATCGATGTTTTTTTGGATGATCCACAAGCAATGTTCCCTGGTGAACGTAAGATGGTGAAATACAATTTTACCAAAGAAGAAAAGGGGCAAGTCATCGCATTCCTAGATTGGGTTGGGAAAATTGATGCCAATGGTTGGCCACCAAAACCAAATATACCAATTGGTTCCATAACTACTGCCGCACCTCCACAATCAACTGCTAATGTTGTAAAAGTTTCTCAACCAGAAAAGTTTTCTCAATTATGTGTCGCCTGTCACGCAGTAGGTAGTAAGGGAGGAAATGTAGGACCTGCACTTGATCATGTAGGATCTAAGTTTGATGTCGATTATCTCAACCGATGGTTGATTGATCCACAAGTAATCAAACCGGGAACTAATATGCCAAAGTTGCCGTTAAGTGATACAGAAAGAAAGGATATAGTTACTTACCTTTCTGCATTAAAATAA
- a CDS encoding cbb3-type cytochrome c oxidase subunit I, translated as MRFQSQKVAYWFFATCMLLLSLQIVYGFIMGFARIGFDGLHDYIPFNTARATHTNLLVVWLLTGFMGAAYYIIPEESDRELYSVKLAYIQLISWVVVGVIAIIGFHFNWWEGRKFLEIPRPLDYLVVVNVLTFLFNIAMTIWEAKKRSTTQLVLFFGLLCAALLYLPGMIYFDNQTLDSYFRWWVVHLWVEGVWELIMGGILAFLLIKLTGVDREVIEKWLYVVVGLTFLSGILGTGHHYYWIGTPKYWLMVGGIFSALEPLAFLGMAIWALNMYRKKGKDHPNKIALYWTLGSAMMSFIGAGFLGFAHTWPSVNQWTHGTLITAMHGHLAFWGAYAMLVLAVISYAMPNMTGRKLFTGMSGYLAFWASNIGMVGMTGALAVAGITQVYLERKLGMDFLVVQKEIVFHFIGMLLAATLFTIGITYFIVDFIRHGLPSNEAVGKNVGDID; from the coding sequence ATGAGATTCCAATCACAAAAGGTAGCATATTGGTTCTTTGCAACTTGTATGTTACTCTTATCTTTACAAATCGTTTATGGTTTTATCATGGGTTTTGCTCGTATTGGGTTTGATGGATTACATGATTACATTCCATTTAACACAGCTCGTGCGACACATACCAATTTATTAGTTGTTTGGTTATTAACTGGATTTATGGGTGCTGCTTATTACATCATCCCTGAAGAATCTGATCGTGAATTGTATAGTGTCAAACTCGCATACATCCAACTTATTTCTTGGGTAGTGGTGGGTGTAATTGCCATTATTGGATTCCACTTTAATTGGTGGGAAGGTAGAAAGTTTTTAGAGATTCCAAGGCCACTTGATTATCTTGTCGTCGTTAACGTTCTCACCTTTTTATTCAATATTGCCATGACCATTTGGGAAGCTAAAAAAAGAAGTACAACACAACTTGTATTATTCTTTGGTCTGTTATGTGCTGCCTTGCTTTATCTCCCAGGTATGATTTATTTTGATAACCAAACATTGGATTCTTACTTTAGATGGTGGGTTGTTCACCTTTGGGTAGAAGGAGTTTGGGAACTCATCATGGGTGGTATCTTAGCATTTTTACTCATCAAACTTACGGGTGTTGACAGAGAAGTCATTGAAAAATGGTTGTATGTGGTTGTTGGCCTCACATTCCTTTCTGGAATTTTGGGTACTGGACACCACTACTATTGGATTGGAACACCTAAGTATTGGCTTATGGTCGGTGGAATTTTTTCTGCCTTAGAACCACTTGCTTTCCTCGGAATGGCGATTTGGGCTCTCAATATGTATCGCAAAAAAGGAAAAGACCATCCAAACAAAATTGCTCTCTATTGGACACTTGGAAGTGCGATGATGTCTTTCATTGGTGCAGGTTTTCTTGGATTTGCTCATACTTGGCCATCGGTTAACCAATGGACACATGGAACACTCATCACAGCAATGCACGGTCACCTTGCATTTTGGGGAGCTTACGCCATGTTAGTGTTAGCTGTCATTTCCTATGCAATGCCAAACATGACAGGTCGTAAACTATTCACTGGTATGTCTGGGTATCTTGCATTTTGGGCATCCAATATTGGAATGGTAGGGATGACAGGAGCCTTGGCAGTCGCAGGGATCACTCAGGTGTATCTGGAACGTAAATTAGGTATGGACTTTCTTGTCGTACAAAAAGAAATCGTGTTCCATTTTATCGGAATGTTACTTGCAGCTACATTATTTACGATTGGGATCACATATTTCATAGTTGATTTCATTCGACACGGTCTTCCTTCCAATGAAGCGGTTGGTAAAAATGTAGGTGATATAGATTAA
- a CDS encoding CbbQ/NirQ/NorQ/GpvN family protein, with amino-acid sequence MLTTKIPYYEPTGKEVEIFQMAAENSLPLLLKGPTGSGKSRFLEFMAHQMGRKLITILCNDETSAVDLVGRFIVKGADTVWMDGPLTTGVKEGAIVYLDEIAEARPDTLVTIHSLTDHRRTLFIERKNEEIIAHPNFLLVASYNPGYQKGFKELKPSTKQRFLSMDFPYPKPSVEEKIIIGETGISDTIAKKLVQFANLVRKKPELGLAETVSTRLLVSCAKLIGKGLPSRLAGRTAIILPLTDDEDTVTALQDSFDLIF; translated from the coding sequence ATGTTAACAACAAAAATTCCCTATTACGAACCAACTGGTAAGGAAGTGGAAATTTTTCAAATGGCGGCGGAGAATTCTCTGCCGCTATTGTTAAAAGGTCCTACTGGTTCTGGAAAATCTCGATTTCTGGAATTTATGGCACACCAAATGGGCCGTAAACTCATTACGATTTTATGCAATGATGAAACATCCGCAGTGGATTTGGTAGGTCGATTTATCGTCAAAGGGGCAGACACAGTTTGGATGGACGGTCCCCTTACCACAGGTGTCAAAGAAGGTGCGATCGTGTATTTGGATGAAATTGCAGAAGCAAGACCAGATACTCTTGTGACCATTCATTCTTTAACAGACCACAGGCGGACTTTATTCATTGAGAGAAAAAATGAAGAAATTATCGCACATCCAAATTTTTTACTCGTAGCATCCTATAACCCTGGTTACCAAAAGGGGTTTAAAGAACTAAAACCTTCCACCAAACAACGTTTCTTAAGTATGGATTTTCCATATCCAAAACCATCTGTGGAAGAAAAAATCATTATTGGAGAAACAGGAATTTCTGATACCATTGCTAAAAAATTAGTACAATTTGCAAATTTGGTTAGAAAAAAACCAGAGTTGGGACTTGCAGAAACAGTATCGACACGTTTGCTTGTTTCCTGTGCCAAACTGATTGGGAAAGGTCTCCCTTCTCGCCTTGCAGGTCGCACGGCTATCATTCTGCCTCTAACAGATGATGAAGATACAGTGACTGCCTTACAAGATAGTTTTGATTTAATTTTTTAG
- a CDS encoding nitric oxide reductase activation protein NorD, with product MEWDQFVFYQGHKLWKKLKTKFTPPSPYYPYRMETEEIKIVRYLQTLRKETTSIVYGGETISLGQNFLKFPETIYWYLSEKETKIHVKILLAYLTYLFDRKFISAISTNTDLEGSDSKKEIFQRAKDGNPMQKGLEEDSFYQSFRLFLKRYPGAYSDWKEIRKERLYLRKKDPKQYQTIVCSFYHAKTSLSNSKMNFPLGKDFVSDKQKQKVESKESKQKLDPSEAELLEVDEKKIEEYTLGHNFEKIETVEEFDGQWRDIDGEEDMVEEEALEELNLKHIIRTEDPVHTTRTSESGAGTLLEILEDTSKEKPFLYPEWDYKQRKYKANYCSVVEEFPKTLDSSYTIRILEKQHSTLLLLKKKMTALLNQTRIKKRLVAGADIDLDALVDRYADLKAKKSPSEAIYMNPIRDVSDIALYFLMDLSLSTDSWIQEKRILDVERESLLLFSECLEELKIPFGIAGFYSRTRNHNQFIHLKQMNESWTLVRDRLGPLSPIGYTRVGPSLRHTNSLLKDSGYKQKWIILITDARPNDYDQYEGKYGIEDVNKAVGECLLNGVQVYTLAIGTEEKPTIPAMMRNASYQMLFHPERLLDSLQEFFRRAIKS from the coding sequence TTGGAATGGGATCAGTTTGTATTCTACCAAGGTCATAAACTTTGGAAAAAACTTAAAACAAAATTTACGCCTCCAAGCCCTTATTACCCATATCGTATGGAGACTGAGGAAATCAAAATCGTTCGTTATCTACAAACTTTACGAAAGGAAACCACCTCCATTGTGTATGGTGGTGAAACTATTTCTCTAGGGCAAAATTTTTTAAAATTTCCAGAAACAATCTATTGGTATCTTTCTGAAAAAGAAACAAAAATACATGTTAAGATTTTACTTGCCTATTTGACTTATCTGTTTGATCGAAAATTTATTTCTGCAATTTCCACTAATACTGATCTGGAAGGATCTGATTCAAAGAAGGAAATCTTTCAAAGAGCAAAAGATGGGAATCCAATGCAAAAAGGTTTGGAAGAGGATTCTTTTTATCAATCCTTCCGATTGTTTCTAAAACGATACCCTGGAGCTTATTCCGATTGGAAAGAAATTAGAAAGGAAAGATTGTATCTGCGGAAAAAAGACCCAAAACAATACCAAACCATCGTTTGCAGTTTCTATCATGCCAAAACATCACTATCCAATTCGAAAATGAACTTTCCCTTAGGGAAAGATTTTGTATCAGACAAACAGAAACAAAAAGTAGAATCGAAGGAATCCAAACAAAAGTTAGATCCGAGTGAAGCTGAACTATTGGAAGTAGATGAGAAAAAAATAGAAGAGTATACGCTTGGTCATAATTTTGAAAAAATTGAAACTGTAGAAGAGTTTGACGGCCAATGGAGAGACATTGATGGCGAAGAAGATATGGTAGAAGAGGAGGCACTCGAGGAACTTAATCTTAAACATATCATCCGCACTGAAGATCCTGTTCATACCACAAGGACAAGTGAATCTGGTGCAGGAACTTTATTAGAAATTTTGGAAGACACGAGTAAGGAAAAACCCTTTTTATATCCAGAATGGGATTACAAACAAAGAAAATACAAGGCTAATTACTGTTCTGTGGTTGAGGAATTTCCAAAAACATTAGATTCTTCCTATACAATTCGAATTTTAGAAAAACAACACAGCACCTTATTGTTATTAAAGAAAAAAATGACTGCATTACTCAACCAAACCCGAATTAAAAAACGTTTGGTTGCAGGTGCTGACATAGATTTAGATGCGCTTGTTGATCGATATGCAGATTTAAAAGCTAAAAAGAGCCCATCTGAAGCAATCTATATGAATCCAATTCGGGATGTATCAGATATAGCATTGTATTTTTTAATGGATTTAAGTTTGTCTACCGATTCTTGGATTCAAGAAAAAAGAATTTTAGATGTGGAAAGAGAAAGTTTATTACTGTTTTCCGAATGTTTAGAAGAATTGAAAATTCCATTTGGTATTGCCGGTTTTTACTCTCGGACCAGGAATCACAATCAATTCATTCATTTAAAACAAATGAACGAATCTTGGACGTTAGTCAGAGATCGACTAGGTCCACTGTCTCCCATAGGGTATACTAGAGTGGGTCCATCTCTTCGTCATACAAATTCACTCTTAAAAGATTCTGGATACAAACAAAAATGGATCATCTTAATTACTGATGCTAGACCAAATGATTATGATCAGTATGAAGGTAAATATGGGATTGAAGATGTGAATAAAGCGGTCGGTGAATGTTTGTTAAATGGTGTGCAAGTGTATACTTTGGCCATAGGAACTGAAGAAAAACCAACGATCCCTGCGATGATGCGAAATGCGAGTTATCAAATGTTATTCCATCCAGAAAGGCTCCTCGATTCCTTACAGGAATTTTTTAGAAGAGCCATTAAGAGTTAA
- a CDS encoding NnrS family protein, whose translation MKQSFFQNSFWNTAFRPFFWFGSVFGILVISIWLFILSNILKNPIHINAIHWHSYEMVFGFTKAIVLGFLFTAVQNWTNSTILKGKNLFYLLSFWLLGRFSFYSFGFLSYLSFGFDICSDIMVIYLLVPKLIVPTQKHNRPILYHYALFTIFHIMSALSAYSILDPEKTLLFIHLSIFVVLFLILIIGGRVVPFFSGVVIQGYSFKRMPKLESFLIYLPFIFYLSKLKQSYIEVYILTPFSFLQGTGVTIFGIFAFIVGFSLFASNTIRYISWKPWKSYQKPILWILYLGYFWVCFGFLLYSLAELNLFPISSAIHSLTVGGLSVFIYGMITRVSLGHTGRSIVASPLTVFAYILLNVSVVIRVFLPLFNQHKYAYYLSGIGWILCFIFFVVQYTIILYSPRPDGKPS comes from the coding sequence ATGAAACAATCTTTTTTTCAAAACAGTTTCTGGAACACAGCGTTTCGCCCTTTTTTTTGGTTTGGCTCAGTTTTCGGAATCTTAGTCATTTCAATTTGGTTATTCATACTTTCGAATATTCTTAAAAATCCAATTCACATCAATGCCATTCATTGGCATTCCTACGAAATGGTATTCGGTTTTACCAAGGCCATCGTATTGGGATTTTTGTTCACTGCTGTTCAAAATTGGACAAATTCAACCATTCTAAAAGGTAAAAACTTGTTCTACTTATTGTCCTTTTGGTTACTTGGAAGATTTTCATTCTATTCGTTTGGTTTTTTAAGTTATCTTTCGTTTGGTTTTGATATCTGTTCGGATATCATGGTCATCTATTTACTTGTTCCAAAGTTGATTGTCCCAACACAAAAACACAATCGACCCATCTTATACCATTATGCACTTTTTACTATTTTCCATATTATGAGTGCACTTTCTGCTTATTCCATTTTAGACCCTGAGAAAACACTGCTTTTTATCCACCTAAGTATCTTTGTTGTTTTGTTTCTAATACTCATCATAGGCGGACGAGTAGTTCCATTTTTTTCAGGTGTCGTAATCCAAGGGTATTCTTTTAAACGAATGCCAAAATTAGAATCATTTCTTATTTATCTTCCCTTTATCTTTTATCTATCAAAGCTCAAACAATCATATATCGAGGTTTACATTTTAACGCCCTTCTCCTTCTTACAAGGAACAGGTGTTACAATATTCGGAATTTTTGCTTTTATTGTTGGGTTTTCTTTATTTGCCTCGAATACAATTCGTTACATTTCATGGAAACCATGGAAATCCTACCAAAAACCTATTCTTTGGATTTTGTACTTGGGTTACTTTTGGGTATGTTTTGGATTTTTACTTTATAGTTTAGCAGAGTTGAATCTATTTCCAATTTCATCAGCCATTCATAGTCTAACAGTTGGTGGTCTTTCCGTGTTTATTTATGGTATGATCACAAGAGTGAGTTTGGGACATACTGGTAGAAGCATCGTTGCGTCCCCTCTTACTGTTTTTGCTTATATTCTATTAAATGTAAGCGTGGTAATTCGAGTGTTTTTGCCACTGTTCAACCAACACAAATATGCATATTACTTGTCAGGAATTGGCTGGATTCTATGTTTTATTTTCTTTGTTGTACAGTATACAATCATTCTTTATTCACCAAGACCTGATGGTAAACCTTCATAA
- a CDS encoding Crp/Fnr family transcriptional regulator produces MIIKYITKSSPESLMKAFVGCMELTYDKDEFLFHAGDEVTHMDLLINGDLQVFKYDGNMNEVTLTFFRPICIVAEWAVIQGIPYPASARFTKKSTILRMPLSEVQNRLNSNIELNHILMHSLMNKIETLNLAINRGLTMDAMQRVAHFLFYGTPDSLALKQTQMASLLYLRPETFSRILKQLKDQGLVDTQKGEITILDKEGLLKILA; encoded by the coding sequence ATGATTATTAAATACATTACGAAATCTAGTCCTGAATCATTAATGAAAGCCTTTGTTGGATGTATGGAACTCACTTATGATAAAGATGAATTTTTATTCCATGCAGGTGACGAAGTCACTCATATGGACCTCCTTATCAATGGTGACTTACAGGTTTTTAAATATGATGGGAATATGAATGAAGTAACCCTAACTTTTTTCAGACCAATATGCATTGTAGCCGAATGGGCTGTTATCCAAGGGATTCCTTATCCAGCTTCTGCAAGGTTTACTAAAAAAAGTACAATCTTAAGAATGCCACTTTCAGAAGTTCAAAATCGACTAAATTCTAATATAGAACTTAATCACATCCTAATGCACTCACTGATGAATAAAATCGAAACATTAAACTTGGCAATCAATCGTGGTCTTACCATGGATGCAATGCAAAGAGTTGCACATTTTCTATTTTATGGTACACCTGACTCACTCGCCTTAAAACAAACACAAATGGCATCCCTACTTTATTTAAGACCTGAAACTTTCTCAAGGATATTAAAACAACTAAAAGACCAGGGTCTTGTTGATACACAGAAAGGTGAGATTACAATTTTAGACAAGGAAGGACTCCTAAAAATTTTAGCTTAG